From a region of the Haematobia irritans isolate KBUSLIRL chromosome 4, ASM5000362v1, whole genome shotgun sequence genome:
- the Nopp140 gene encoding nucleolar and coiled-body phosphoprotein 1 isoform X1: MAVNGQIIDAIVHEYLLKRDKGLAEVFQHKTKAANVGKGSPKLEDILKYYQQHSKSKIPEVKKGNDSSSEDSSDDSEKETKKPPTVIAKNKPAAKKAASSSEDSSEDEDNQKKAAVAAPKLNGVAKKKDSSDDSSDDSEDEKPAAKPAVKTTPAKTVAKKAESSEDSSEDSSEDEKPKTKAAPVKPAPKKADSSDDSSEDSSDDEKPAAKTTTAAKNAPKKADSSDDSSDDSEDDKPAAKPAPKTVNAKPTPKKEDSSEDSSDDSEDEKPAAKPAAKPTPAKPVTKKAPSSDDSSDSSEDDKPTVKAVKKPASSSSEESSDEEEVKPKATPAAKKPVPAKKESSSDDSSSEEEEEPVVKPVVNKTPVVAKKKAESSSEDSSSDEEQPAAKKPLIATKPKVATPAKKAAASSSDEDSSSEEEKPAPKAAAKKGPVVAKKADSSSDDSDDEPPAKKANLVKATPVKTAAESSSEDSSSEEDEPPKKSAVPAKKATPAKKTAKSDDDDSSSEEEEEEAKPVSTPLAKPGKKRTFSETNGTAGKADQKYNNFVKAGQTNSKGFASTPANGKFGQNKQKNTPQSDGTKKNAPFRRDAEENGEEDGGGKANGGFKKFGDRKSFGGFENGKGGRGGGGRGGGGRGGFGDRGGRGGRGGFGDRGGRGGFGDRGGRGGGRGGGRGGFGDKNGGGRGGFGDKGGRGGGRGGGRGGFGGANKPFNKSFDSSATQNKKITFDD, encoded by the exons atggcAGTAAACGGCCAAATCATTGATGCAATAGTACATGAGTATTTACTGAAAAGGGACAAAGGCTTGGCTGAAGTTTTTCAGCATAAAACAAAAGCG GCAAATGTTGGAAAGGGATCACCGAAATTAGAAGATATACTGAAATACTATCAACAGCATAGTAAATCAAAAATTCCGGAAGTGAAAAAGGGCAATGACTCGTCGTCGGAGGATAGTAGTGACGACTCCGAAAAGGAGACCAAGAAACCACCAACTGTTATTGCTAAGAATAAGCCTGCAGCCAAGAAGGCTGCTTCAAGTTCCGAAGATTCATCCGAGGACGAGGATAATCAGAAGAAAGCAGCAGTTGCTGCTCCAAAATTGAATGGTGTGGCAAAGAAAAAAGATTCATCTGACGATTCTTCAGATGACAGCGAAGACGAAAAGCCAGCAGCAAAACCGGCTGTAAAAACAACACCAGCTAAAACTGTCGCCAAAAAAGCTGAGTCTTCCGAGGATTCATCAGAAGATAGTAGTGAGGATGAAAAACCCAAGACTAAGGCTGCGCCAGTCAAACCTGCTCCCAAGAAGGCAGATTCTTCCGATGATTCTTCAGAGGACAGTAGCGATGACGAGAAACCAGCCGCCAAGACTACAACAGCAGCCAAAAATGCTCCCAAAAAAGCTGACTCGTCAGATGATTCTTCAGACGATAGTGAAGATGATAAACCTGCAGCAAAGCCCGCTCCAAAGACCGTAAATGCAAAGCCTACACCCAAAAAGGAAGATTCATCTGAAGATTCGTCGGATGACAGTGAAGATGAAAAACCTGCAGCCAAGCCCGCTGCTAAACCCACTCCTGCAAAACCAGTCACCAAGAAGGCACCATCTTCTGACGATTCTTCAGATAGTAGTGAGGATGATAAGCCTACCGTAAAAGCAGTAAAAAAACCTGCATCTAGCAGCAGTGAAGAAAGTTCTGATGAGGAGGAAGTAAAACCAAAAGCTACACCAGCTGCTAAAAAGCCAGTACCAGCAAAGAAAGAATCGAGCAGTGATGATTCTTCCAGCGAGGAGGAGGAAGAGCCTGTTGTAAAGCCCGTCGTAAACAAAACACCGGTAGTGGCCAAAAAGAAAGCTGAATCTAGTTCCGAAGATTCGTCTTCTGATGAAGAGCAACCTGCTGCCAAAAAACCCCTAATAGCTACTAAACCTAAAGTAGCAACGCCAGCTAAAAAGGCCGCAGCTTCCAGCTCAGATGAGGATTCATCATCGGAAGAGGAAAAACCAGCGCCAAAGGCAGCTGCCAAAAAGGGTCCAGTTGTGGCAAAAAAAGCCGATTCTAGCTCAGATGATTCTGATGACGAACCACCAGCTAAAAAAGCTAATCTAGTAAAAGCAACTCCCGTTAAAACTGCGGCTGAATCATCGTCTGAAGATAGTAGTTCTGAGGAAGATGAACCTCCTAAAAAATCAGCAGTTCCAGCAAAGAAGGCCACTCCTGCCAAGAAAACGGCAAAAAGTGACGATGATGACAGTTCAAGCGAAGAAGAAGAGGAGGAGGCGAAACCAGTTTCCACACCTTTAGCAAAACCTGGTAAAAAGAGGACGTTTAGTGAAACCAATGGTACAGCGGGAAAAGCTGATCAAaagtataacaattttgtaaaagcgGGACAAACGAAT TCAAAAGGATTTGCTTCGACACCTGCTAAtggtaaatttggtcaaaataagcAGAAAAACACGCCACAATCGGATGGTACCAAGAAAAACGCTCCATTCAGAAGG GATGCTGAAGAAAATGGAGAAGAAGATGGTGGTGGCAAAGCTAATGGAGGTTTCAAAAAATTCGGCGATCGCAAATCGTTTGGAGGATTTGAAAATGGCAAAGGTGGTCGTGGTGGTGGCGGTAGAGGTGGTGGTGGCCGCGGAGGATTTGGTGATAGAGGAGGGCGTGGAGGCCGCGGTGGTTTTGGTGACAGAGGTGGCCGTGGAGGTTTTGGCGATAGAGGTGGCCGCGGTGGAGGCAGAGGCGGTGGTCGAGGCGGCTTTGGAGACAAGAACGGTGGTGGTCGTGGAGGTTTTGGCGACAAAGGAGGACGAGGAGGTGGCCGTGGAGGCGGCCGTGGTGGATTCGGTGGCGCCAACAAACCTTTCAACAAATCTTTTGATAGTTCAGCGACGCAAAATAAAAAGATCACATTTGACGACTAA
- the Nopp140 gene encoding nucleolar and coiled-body phosphoprotein 1 isoform X3: MAVNGQIIDAIVHEYLLKRDKGLAEVFQHKTKAANVGKGSPKLEDILKYYQQHSKSKIPEVKKGNDSSSEDSSDDSEKETKKPPTVIAKNKPAAKKAASSSEDSSEDEDNQKKAAVAAPKLNGVAKKKDSSDDSSDDSEDEKPAAKPAVKTTPAKTVAKKAESSEDSSEDSSEDEKPKTKAAPVKPAPKKADSSDDSSEDSSDDEKPAAKTTTAAKNAPKKADSSDDSSDDSEDDKPAAKPAPKTVNAKPTPKKEDSSEDSSDDSEDEKPAAKPAAKPTPAKPVTKKAPSSDDSSDSSEDDKPTVKAVKKPASSSSEESSDEEEVKPKATPAAKKPVPAKKESSSDDSSSEEEEEPVVKPVVNKTPVVAKKKAESSSEDSSSDEEQPAAKKPLIATKPKVATPAKKAAASSSDEDSSSEEEKPAPKAAAKKGPVVAKKADSSSDDSDDEPPAKKANLVKATPVKTAAESSSEDSSSEEDEPPKKSAVPAKKATPAKKTAKSDDDDSSSEEEEEEAKPVSTPLAKPGKKRTFSETNGTAGKADQKYNNFVKAGQTNSKGFASTPANGKFGQNKQKNTPQSDGTKKNAPFRRVREEEVEIDERVKDMSFEAKKNAAGSWGDKANRDLKFTRGKSFKHEKTKKKRGSYRGGQIDMGVNSIKFE; encoded by the exons atggcAGTAAACGGCCAAATCATTGATGCAATAGTACATGAGTATTTACTGAAAAGGGACAAAGGCTTGGCTGAAGTTTTTCAGCATAAAACAAAAGCG GCAAATGTTGGAAAGGGATCACCGAAATTAGAAGATATACTGAAATACTATCAACAGCATAGTAAATCAAAAATTCCGGAAGTGAAAAAGGGCAATGACTCGTCGTCGGAGGATAGTAGTGACGACTCCGAAAAGGAGACCAAGAAACCACCAACTGTTATTGCTAAGAATAAGCCTGCAGCCAAGAAGGCTGCTTCAAGTTCCGAAGATTCATCCGAGGACGAGGATAATCAGAAGAAAGCAGCAGTTGCTGCTCCAAAATTGAATGGTGTGGCAAAGAAAAAAGATTCATCTGACGATTCTTCAGATGACAGCGAAGACGAAAAGCCAGCAGCAAAACCGGCTGTAAAAACAACACCAGCTAAAACTGTCGCCAAAAAAGCTGAGTCTTCCGAGGATTCATCAGAAGATAGTAGTGAGGATGAAAAACCCAAGACTAAGGCTGCGCCAGTCAAACCTGCTCCCAAGAAGGCAGATTCTTCCGATGATTCTTCAGAGGACAGTAGCGATGACGAGAAACCAGCCGCCAAGACTACAACAGCAGCCAAAAATGCTCCCAAAAAAGCTGACTCGTCAGATGATTCTTCAGACGATAGTGAAGATGATAAACCTGCAGCAAAGCCCGCTCCAAAGACCGTAAATGCAAAGCCTACACCCAAAAAGGAAGATTCATCTGAAGATTCGTCGGATGACAGTGAAGATGAAAAACCTGCAGCCAAGCCCGCTGCTAAACCCACTCCTGCAAAACCAGTCACCAAGAAGGCACCATCTTCTGACGATTCTTCAGATAGTAGTGAGGATGATAAGCCTACCGTAAAAGCAGTAAAAAAACCTGCATCTAGCAGCAGTGAAGAAAGTTCTGATGAGGAGGAAGTAAAACCAAAAGCTACACCAGCTGCTAAAAAGCCAGTACCAGCAAAGAAAGAATCGAGCAGTGATGATTCTTCCAGCGAGGAGGAGGAAGAGCCTGTTGTAAAGCCCGTCGTAAACAAAACACCGGTAGTGGCCAAAAAGAAAGCTGAATCTAGTTCCGAAGATTCGTCTTCTGATGAAGAGCAACCTGCTGCCAAAAAACCCCTAATAGCTACTAAACCTAAAGTAGCAACGCCAGCTAAAAAGGCCGCAGCTTCCAGCTCAGATGAGGATTCATCATCGGAAGAGGAAAAACCAGCGCCAAAGGCAGCTGCCAAAAAGGGTCCAGTTGTGGCAAAAAAAGCCGATTCTAGCTCAGATGATTCTGATGACGAACCACCAGCTAAAAAAGCTAATCTAGTAAAAGCAACTCCCGTTAAAACTGCGGCTGAATCATCGTCTGAAGATAGTAGTTCTGAGGAAGATGAACCTCCTAAAAAATCAGCAGTTCCAGCAAAGAAGGCCACTCCTGCCAAGAAAACGGCAAAAAGTGACGATGATGACAGTTCAAGCGAAGAAGAAGAGGAGGAGGCGAAACCAGTTTCCACACCTTTAGCAAAACCTGGTAAAAAGAGGACGTTTAGTGAAACCAATGGTACAGCGGGAAAAGCTGATCAAaagtataacaattttgtaaaagcgGGACAAACGAAT TCAAAAGGATTTGCTTCGACACCTGCTAAtggtaaatttggtcaaaataagcAGAAAAACACGCCACAATCGGATGGTACCAAGAAAAACGCTCCATTCAGAAGGGTGCGTGAAGAAGAAGTTGAAATAGATGAAAGGGTTAAAGACATGTCTTTCGAAGCCAAG AAAAATGCTGCTGGTTCTTGGGGCGATAAAGCCAACCGGGATTTGAAGTTTACACGCGGCAAATCATTCAAACatgaaaaaacaaagaaaaaacgcGGTAGTTATCGTGGTGGTCAAATCGATATGGGTGTCAATTCTATTAAATTTGAGTAA
- the Nopp140 gene encoding nucleolar and coiled-body phosphoprotein 1 isoform X2 has protein sequence MAVNGQIIDAIVHEYLLKRDKGLAEVFQHKTKAANVGKGSPKLEDILKYYQQHSKSKIPEVKKGNDSSSEDSSDDSEKETKKPPTVIAKNKPAAKKAASSSEDSSEDEDNQKKAAVAAPKLNGVAKKKDSSDDSSDDSEDEKPAAKPAVKTTPAKTVAKKAESSEDSSEDSSEDEKPKTKAAPVKPAPKKADSSDDSSEDSSDDEKPAAKTTTAAKNAPKKADSSDDSSDDSEDDKPAAKPAPKTVNAKPTPKKEDSSEDSSDDSEDEKPAAKPAAKPTPAKPVTKKAPSSDDSSDSSEDDKPTVKAVKKPASSSSEESSDEEEVKPKATPAAKKPVPAKKESSSDDSSSEEEEEPVVKPVVNKTPVVAKKKAESSSEDSSSDEEQPAAKKPLIATKPKVATPAKKAAASSSDEDSSSEEEKPAPKAAAKKGPVVAKKADSSSDDSDDEPPAKKANLVKATPVKTAAESSSEDSSSEEDEPPKKSAVPAKKATPAKKTAKSDDDDSSSEEEEEEAKPVSTPLAKPGKKRTFSETNGTAGKADQKYNNFVKAGQTNDAEENGEEDGGGKANGGFKKFGDRKSFGGFENGKGGRGGGGRGGGGRGGFGDRGGRGGRGGFGDRGGRGGFGDRGGRGGGRGGGRGGFGDKNGGGRGGFGDKGGRGGGRGGGRGGFGGANKPFNKSFDSSATQNKKITFDD, from the exons atggcAGTAAACGGCCAAATCATTGATGCAATAGTACATGAGTATTTACTGAAAAGGGACAAAGGCTTGGCTGAAGTTTTTCAGCATAAAACAAAAGCG GCAAATGTTGGAAAGGGATCACCGAAATTAGAAGATATACTGAAATACTATCAACAGCATAGTAAATCAAAAATTCCGGAAGTGAAAAAGGGCAATGACTCGTCGTCGGAGGATAGTAGTGACGACTCCGAAAAGGAGACCAAGAAACCACCAACTGTTATTGCTAAGAATAAGCCTGCAGCCAAGAAGGCTGCTTCAAGTTCCGAAGATTCATCCGAGGACGAGGATAATCAGAAGAAAGCAGCAGTTGCTGCTCCAAAATTGAATGGTGTGGCAAAGAAAAAAGATTCATCTGACGATTCTTCAGATGACAGCGAAGACGAAAAGCCAGCAGCAAAACCGGCTGTAAAAACAACACCAGCTAAAACTGTCGCCAAAAAAGCTGAGTCTTCCGAGGATTCATCAGAAGATAGTAGTGAGGATGAAAAACCCAAGACTAAGGCTGCGCCAGTCAAACCTGCTCCCAAGAAGGCAGATTCTTCCGATGATTCTTCAGAGGACAGTAGCGATGACGAGAAACCAGCCGCCAAGACTACAACAGCAGCCAAAAATGCTCCCAAAAAAGCTGACTCGTCAGATGATTCTTCAGACGATAGTGAAGATGATAAACCTGCAGCAAAGCCCGCTCCAAAGACCGTAAATGCAAAGCCTACACCCAAAAAGGAAGATTCATCTGAAGATTCGTCGGATGACAGTGAAGATGAAAAACCTGCAGCCAAGCCCGCTGCTAAACCCACTCCTGCAAAACCAGTCACCAAGAAGGCACCATCTTCTGACGATTCTTCAGATAGTAGTGAGGATGATAAGCCTACCGTAAAAGCAGTAAAAAAACCTGCATCTAGCAGCAGTGAAGAAAGTTCTGATGAGGAGGAAGTAAAACCAAAAGCTACACCAGCTGCTAAAAAGCCAGTACCAGCAAAGAAAGAATCGAGCAGTGATGATTCTTCCAGCGAGGAGGAGGAAGAGCCTGTTGTAAAGCCCGTCGTAAACAAAACACCGGTAGTGGCCAAAAAGAAAGCTGAATCTAGTTCCGAAGATTCGTCTTCTGATGAAGAGCAACCTGCTGCCAAAAAACCCCTAATAGCTACTAAACCTAAAGTAGCAACGCCAGCTAAAAAGGCCGCAGCTTCCAGCTCAGATGAGGATTCATCATCGGAAGAGGAAAAACCAGCGCCAAAGGCAGCTGCCAAAAAGGGTCCAGTTGTGGCAAAAAAAGCCGATTCTAGCTCAGATGATTCTGATGACGAACCACCAGCTAAAAAAGCTAATCTAGTAAAAGCAACTCCCGTTAAAACTGCGGCTGAATCATCGTCTGAAGATAGTAGTTCTGAGGAAGATGAACCTCCTAAAAAATCAGCAGTTCCAGCAAAGAAGGCCACTCCTGCCAAGAAAACGGCAAAAAGTGACGATGATGACAGTTCAAGCGAAGAAGAAGAGGAGGAGGCGAAACCAGTTTCCACACCTTTAGCAAAACCTGGTAAAAAGAGGACGTTTAGTGAAACCAATGGTACAGCGGGAAAAGCTGATCAAaagtataacaattttgtaaaagcgGGACAAACGAAT GATGCTGAAGAAAATGGAGAAGAAGATGGTGGTGGCAAAGCTAATGGAGGTTTCAAAAAATTCGGCGATCGCAAATCGTTTGGAGGATTTGAAAATGGCAAAGGTGGTCGTGGTGGTGGCGGTAGAGGTGGTGGTGGCCGCGGAGGATTTGGTGATAGAGGAGGGCGTGGAGGCCGCGGTGGTTTTGGTGACAGAGGTGGCCGTGGAGGTTTTGGCGATAGAGGTGGCCGCGGTGGAGGCAGAGGCGGTGGTCGAGGCGGCTTTGGAGACAAGAACGGTGGTGGTCGTGGAGGTTTTGGCGACAAAGGAGGACGAGGAGGTGGCCGTGGAGGCGGCCGTGGTGGATTCGGTGGCGCCAACAAACCTTTCAACAAATCTTTTGATAGTTCAGCGACGCAAAATAAAAAGATCACATTTGACGACTAA